The following is a genomic window from Spirosoma foliorum.
ATTATGAAATCATTCACTATATCAACTATGCATTATTGCCATAATAAAGGCAATTCTTTGCTAAATCTTAATCAATAAACTGATTTATTGATTAGTAGGTTGGCCTTTATTGGTTTCTTCGTTTAAAAATTGCGCGTCTCTATTATTTGATTTTTTTTACAAAAAAAGTAAAACCTAAATAAATGTAAAACCATTTAACATGATTTGCCATGAAAACGAACTCTGTGAGTAAGTTTAATTTACGAGAAGTGTTTTCCTACAAGGTTAATGGAGCAAATCTCTTAACCAAAACCACCAAAAAATGGCTAAATATTACACGATCTAATGTATTTATTATGGCTTTTTTGGAGTCAATATCTTGGGGCTATTTGGGCTGGCTATTCGCGGATGATGAGACAATTCGTTGGTTCACAGGAATTAGCCTCGGACTTATTGTATTCACTATAGTATGGGCCTTAGATACAATGTTAGTTTTACTCGACAGAGGTAAAACCTTTTATGATGAGAAAATATATCAAATGGAAGAAAAGGAGGAGGTTGTAAAGAACGGGCAATTTGGAAAGATGCTGGAATATCTATCTAAAGTAACTGATAACAAAGTTCTTTCAGCTGCGGTATTAACTCGGACCTTGTTGGCCGGGGGTTCTTTGTTTTTTACGGCACCATATTTAACTCAGTTAGTATTTAATAAAGATATAAACCTGGCAATTGAAAAACAATCAAGCGCTATTATTTCTAATAAAAGAACAAGTATTGAGTTTAAAGCCGATGCAAAGATAAATCATGTACGAAAAGAATTAGACTCAGCAAGTAATGAAGAGATAAAAGAGATCGGAGGAGCTGGAATTACAAGAAGGAAAGGAAAGGGAGAAACTGCCAAAGCCATAGAAGAAAAGAAAAAAACTAAAGCAAATGAGTTAAATCACCTTCTAAAGGAGAAAGAAAACTCCCTAAAAGATTTCGATAGTTTAGTAAAAGATAAAAAGTATTCTGATTTGGCGAAGAAATGGGGAATAAACATTCCTCAAAATTCGATGGTTGAGCGTAGTAAAGTTATCAATCCAATTCTAGAGACAAGCGAAGCGGCAAGAGCGGAGATGACGATCCAGGCTCTACTACTATTTATATTTATTTCCTTGCTATTGCTTAAAATATATGAACCTCGTGGAGTGCGAATTTATCTTAGCGAAGCCTTACAACAGTCATATACAACTTACATGAATGGCGGATACAACAAATATCTTGAAACGCATGAAAGATACAATGGAACAGCCCCATTACAGCCGTATGAGTTTGAGGAATTTATGATTTATGTATACCCTAAAAAGCGGCAAAGTGAAAAAGATTCAATTATTAGCAAGGAGGATAAAGCTAGATTAGAAATCATAAAAAGCTCAATTGCCGATCTTGAAGTAGTAAGAAAAAATGAAGAATCAATTATAAAAGCACCATTAGAAGCTTTAAATACAGAATTAAAAGCTAAGCAGTCAGAATTAAGCACTCTAAATAAATCGAAAGGATCTCTAGAAAATAAAATCAAAGACCTTTCCAAAATCATCATAGAAAGTGGAGGTGCAATTTCAGAAATAGGAAAAATGGATCGTCAAAATAATGGTTCTCGAATAAGCTCAGATACACTTGAAATCACCAAAGTCCTTATAAAGCAAAAAACTACTCATTCAGCGAGTACAACAGATAAAGATTTAACCGAAAAGCAGCTGAAGCAATGCAATCAAGAAATTGCAATTATAGATGGACAAATTGAAGGGATAATAGCAAAAATTGAAAAAATATCATCCCTAGTAAACCATATAAATCAAAAAATAGATGGACTAAAACGCAGAGAAATAGACTTGTATGTTAGCTTGACTAACAAAAATCCTACTAAGTGACCTAATAAATTAGTTAGAAAAATCGATCATTATTTTTAAATACTCAAAGAGGTAGCCTCTTTAATTTAGGTCACTTCTTTGAGTATTTAAGCTTATATGGTACTATATCTCAAACTAAACGGGTGATTAGAAAGGAAGCAATTGACATATTTTTTTATACTTTCCTTATAACTTCAAATGTTCTCGAGTTTCTTTGACTAAAGAAGCGATTGTAGAATCACCTTTTATAACTATATCTGCTTGTTCCCCCAATACATGTTTAACATCAAGTTCAGTTGAGTGATTATCTATTTTTTGAAGTTCAACAGATGAATAACGGAGATAGAGTCGTTCGGAACGGGTTTGTACATCTGTTTCAATATGGACATGAATCATCTCAAATGGACTCACCAACTCTTTAATTAAGCTGATTACCTGAACATGACGTATTCCATCAATGATAAGATTGCCTTCAGATCGCCATACTATCTGATTTAGAACGTTATCACAAAACAGTCTGGGATCTTCTTCCAAAAGTTTTTCACCTAAATTCTGTAAGTTCTCACGGGTTGGGTCAATATTGCTTTGCATTGCTTGTAAGCGCACATAATCGCCAAAGCTAGTTCGGGGCCATCCCAACTGATCTGCTAATTCAGTGGTTAATGTAGTTTTACCACTGCCAATTCTACCGGAGAATGCTACTACCATAATTTGAGTATTAACCTAAAATAACCCAGCCTCTACGATCCCGCTTATCAATATACAAATATGAATCTAGGCAAGCTATTTCATCAATAGCCATCAGAGTTGCATATTGAGACTCTTTCTTCCGTTGCCAAAAATCAGACCCTTCTACACATAGAGCAGAAGAAAATGTCCGCTGTATTTGCTTAAATAGAGAAGGAGTCAACTGATAAGACCAAATCTGGGAAATCTGACAAAGTCCTATAATGGGTCCACCAGAACGCTTTAGTAATAAAACGTCTCCTACATTTACTTTATCGTAAGGGGCAGTCTTATTGATTGAGAATCTTGACTCAACAGTTTTACGACCTTCAAAAATATACTGTAAGAACGGTTCTACAAAGATACCTAAGTGTATCTTAATGGACTGATCTTGAGTCAATTGCTCAATTCTAGTGGACCAGAAGTTGTTGGAATGAAGATTGTTGTGAAGTACTGTAATAAGCTTGCCCCTTTGGGACAATTCGTGATGATATGAAATGAATAATTGATTCGTAGAGCGTGTCATTCTGTCGAAATGTCAAGTTCTTTCAGTAATGCAACAATTTTATGTTGCTCTGCCTGGGCAAGCGACTGCACACTGAAAACTCGATTGATTGTTTCTGATAAAGAATAACCAGATTGTAGAAAATCTAAGAATGGGATTAACTTATGAACCGAAACGACTGTAAAAGCTATGTTATCAGAAGTCCATATAGTTATCTGATTTCGCTCGGTAGCACGACGTGACACGGAATGAAAAAACTTTCCATCTGGATTGGTAGGCCAGTAATTAAAGTATCCCTGTCGGTCATCGCTTTCCTTACGCAGTTGTATCTTTTTATATCCTATCCGGTATTCAGTCCAAGCGGCTTGATTCAAATGTAGAGCATGTTGTGGAGCTATCAAAGTATCTTTTACTTTCTTAAAAATCCATAAATCGCCTGATCGCCAATTATCCCATTTCACTTCATTGATACTCAATACGTGACGTTCAAAAGCTGGCGTTTTGTAAATTAATACCCTAGGTATCTTTCTCATTAATTGAAATCCTCGTTGAGTTGCAATTCCCAGAATTGCTCGCCGGTCAGATGAGGCCGAAGGTCGAGTTAGAGAAGGTAAGACACTGAGCCAAAATTCACCTCCTATTTCCAATAGTTCTGATCCTCTATCAAGGTATGCTTCGTAGAAATCAAGGTACCAAGGGGGATCCGCCACGACTAAATCATAAGTTGTTCGACCATCGTAAATTGGTTTTAATAGGTCGTGCTGAATAACTGAACTAGCATATCCTTGTTGATAAAAGTCTTGTATAAGCGAGGTACTACGTTCATATAAAACCGTATTGACTCCCCCTTCGACTAACGCAGGTAGTATGGTTTTTACTCCGAACAGAGCGACTCGTTCGTTTGAATTAAAGTTGCGTCCGACACGCTTTACAAGATAATTAACTGTTTCAAGGTCAAAACGCCAATCGAAGTCATTGGGATGCTCATCGGCTAGAAAAGAGGTGTCTTTCACTGCCCGTCTTTTCGTTACCTGTTCGAATGTATAATTACTTGAATAAGGAATAAGTGCTTGATTAAGAGCCTTCTCAACATCCGTAGGGAAGGCTCCTAAACTTTCATCTAAATAATTGGCTAAAGGCAGTATATCACCAGAATGACGCTGATGCACTCTTTGTAGACGGGCTACAAGGCGTTTCTGATAAGAAGCATCAACACTCTTCTTTTCTTTGCTTAATCCCATATCATATGCTCGAATACACGTTTATAGCGCTGTTCGGCTGTGAATCGCTTCTGCAATTCATCATTCCACACGGCAACGGCTTCTTGCTGTATACTAATAGCTTGGTGGTGAAGGGAGGCCATTCGAGGTATAGATGGTGAAAATGTTTTAATTGGTAGTGGAATAGTACGCAGGAGAAAATTAGGATGAATTCTTTCCTGTATTTGATCCATAAAACTAATCATTTTATTCTGTAAGCTATCCGCTGTTTGCGCTGTTAGAGTAACATAACCATACATATCTAGGCGGCTTTCCACTAACCGTTTCATTATTACAAATTGTTGGTCGAATAGCTCTGGGTAAGTATTTGTATTGAATGAAAAAGATTCTGGATCGAAACCTTTAAAACAACCAACTCGCCCGTAAAGGCTAGGTTCTGCAAGTCGGCCGATTTCCTCTTTCGATAGGTGTTCCCATAGGTAATTGTTACTCAGATTGTCGTCTGACCATACATATACTTTTCCTACTAACCCCCGGCGACGGACAGCATCCGTGAACCAGAGTATCCATTCCGGAATCAGATCAGGTTGACCACCCGATAAATCAATAATTGGTAATGGTTGCTCTTCTGCCTGATAAAGGTCTAGTAGTTGCTCAACAGTTAAATAAGCAGCATGCTTGAGGTTACCGCTCAACAAGTTGTAATCAACGAAACAGTACCAACATCTCCAACTACAAACAGCGTTCTGAAATACTTGCACACGTACAAGATTTTCAAAAGGAAGTTGCAAAGCATGATGTGCCGGGTCAATCGGCAAAGAGTTTTCAGGAAACCCTGCCGAAGACTCTCTACGAAAATGGTGAACCCTACCATACCCAGAGCAATTATAAGGCAATGTCAAATCATTACTTTGAGCGCTACCAGAAAATTGCGTAATTAGTATTTGTTCATTCTCTTTATTAAACCCCTTTTTTCGTAGCTGCTCCGAATGTTCATACGTATTAATTAAGGCCATAAATTCATCAACTAAAAGAAAGTATTAATTGAGTGCCTGCTGGAGGACTTTCGAAAAGACGAATGTCAACATAGCGCATTACTAGTCCGGTCAGATACTGTAATTCATTTTCCGTCAAATCACGATCATAGGGGATGTTATGCCAGTAGCGAATGCATTTCCGGCAACAAGTTGCCGTAGCATGTTGAGCACAATATATAATGTTTTTCGGTGTCATTGGAGTCTGCCTGCCATCCCAAATAGACTCTCTACCTGAATCACTTATTGAGCTCTGAAGCCGCTTATAAATGTCCTTCTGCATTTGCTCACGTCCCTTTTGGAATTTTCTCCAACTTACTTTTTGATCCAACTTAATTGTCCAGAAAAGATGACGGATATACTCTTTACGTAAAGCAGCAAAAAGAGTATCGGTATCGTTAAGGTCACGATTATACACTTTATTCCAGTCCACAACATCAGCATCGCAAGCCTGACATTTACCACCTTGATAATCTTCAATCTTTAGTTTCCCTTTTTTAGGTCGAAAACAATGTAGATCTTCCTCACACCTAGTACTAGTGCAGCTTATTTTAGGTAAGATTATTTGATCGTCATTTGCCATGTGGATTTTTATAAATCTAGCTTAATGCATTCTCTAATATTTCTTTCTCTTCTATGCTCAATATATCAAAGCGAATGTACTCATTTAGAATGGTTTTAGCAGTAAGACGAGGATCTGGATTTGTTGGCTGAAGGCTTACAGCCGTGCTCCACCAGTTCCGATTTTGCTGAAGCTTTAAAAGGTATGCAAGATAATTTGCCAATGCTCCTGGGGGAACATTTTCCTGACTAGCTATTTCGATTACTTTCGCTTTTAATGCCTGTTCCCGACCACCGGCGGCTTTTACTACTTTGAATGCTAATTCTCCTCCACGCCCATCTAAGACTACATCATTCGCGAATTGATTGGCAGCTTTTTCTTCATCTGAAAGATTCATTTCGGACGAGAAGAGAGCAGAAGTTTCAACTACTTCTCGTACTGTTTCATCCAAATAATCTGATGCATGCTTCACCTCATGTAACAAATCAAATAGCCAGCGAATTATAGATGTAGTATTTTGCTTAAGCACAATTACGTTACGCCCACTAATTCGAAAACAGGCACCGTGGAAATTTACAGTATCGGTTAATGGCAAGACAGGAATTCCTAGTGACCAAACATATCGTAACGTGTTTTCAAAAGTAAGCGGACCGAACGTGACTTCTACTTGAGAACGAAATTCGTGATAATCAGTTGGGATGGATTTTACTGGCAGATTTGCACTTGCTTTTAAGAGGATTTCGGCTAGCGTTTTTGCATAAAGGGTATAAGCAGCAATATCAGTTACCTCTGTATTGATAGGTTTTTTGTAACGAGTGTTATAGTGCTGATAAGCAGGTAAAGGAAGCGATTGTAGTTCAACAATATCTTCGGCAGATATAGAGAAAATTTTGGCAACCTTAGCTAGTGTTTGTTTTATTGCTAACTGATATGATTCATCATTACTATCGAAACGATTTATTATATCTGTCGCCCATGTAGGTAATAAACGTCTTTTGACAAAAACTTCCGAAAACCCCACTTGTTTCAACATAGCTAATAAGCGCTGCCACGAAATGGCTGCTTCATCTTCAGGCTGCGAGACAAAGTTCCAACCTTTAATAGTCTCAATTCGACCTTGATTAAGAATACTTGCTGAGCTTGGAAGGTCATCAGGAACAGGTATATTTGATGTTAAAACTTGTTGACGGAGAGCTTCAATATCTTCTGCGTTTTCAGGGAATATGAATCCGTGCTGCTGGAGCGACTGATGGAACATCTGCTCAAAAGCATCGGAATCCGGCTCGTGAGAATTTTTGAGCGGGTTATTGTTCATCGCGCTTAATATATAAGGTTCGATTATCGGCTTTGAGTTGATTTTCAATATGCTGTTTTACAGCATCATTACCTCGCTGTATTATCTTCCGAAGGTTATCTTTCTTCACGTTGTATTGTCGAGCAAGTGATTCTAAAACATCTGGGGGTAGGTTACGGGCTTGTTTTCCCTTTCCCTTTTCATAATAATTGTAATAAGTCAAAAGGATGTGCCGATCGCGCGGACTAAGCTTTGCCAATGCCTGTTGCACCAAGTCTTCTTTATAGGTAACCTTTGATGATGAGTTTGAAGCCTGTTTCATTATCTTAAAGGCATTAATAGCATCATCAGGCGGATATCGACGATCACTGAGCAGGCGTTGATATTCCTGTCTAGCTATAACGATTAGCCAGCCTTGTACATTTCGCTCAATTACTTCAGGGGTACCTTCAGAGTCTGCTTGAAAAGAGCCAGCATATATCAGAACTTGATAAAATGTGTTCTGCAGTATAGCTCGTTTGACTTCATCATCAGATGAGTCTTCACGGCATATACGAGATAGGACATTCCACAAAAATGGCCGGTGCCTAATGTAGAAAATATCAAATGCCTTATTACGTTCGATCTCGTCTTGTTGCTGGGCAATCAGTTTGAGTAGCTCTGGGTCGGATATACTGTTGACCATATTGGCTGTTGATTAATCACGTTTGAGCGAGGTGATTTATTAATAGAAGTAGCAACCGTGACAAGGGGTAATGTCACGGTTGCTACTTCTATTAATAAACGCTTCTAAATATGGCAAAATCAAACGTACACATTGTGCCCCGTGGTGATCAGTGGGCCGTAAAACGTGCTAACGGACAACGAGCAACTCGTCTTGTCGACACACAACAAGATGCTATAGATGTCGGTCGCAATATAGCTCGTCACCAGCAGGTTGAGTTAATCATTCATAACCAAGATGGTCAGATCAATCGACGTGACTCTTACGGGCATGATCCTTATCCTCCACGAGGTTAACCGTATTTGTACTCATGGCCACATAGCTGGTCCATTAACCAAATTAATTGAAAAATGCAGAATTCAAATGTAATTACTTCTGGCGATTCTGTTCGCTTAAGATTTTTAAATGTAGCAGAATTTGAGGCCAGCGGACAAAATGGTCAGTTGATGACTCTGGCTGCAATTGTTTGTCTGTTGATTGTGGCAATTGCCATAGCAAAAAGCCTTTAAACCGTAAGCGGGGTAATAAATCTGTTATCCCGCTTACACAATCTAACTTCTTTTATCAATGGCACTAACCGAATTTGTTCTTTCCACAGGTTCTAACATAGCCGTAAATATTTTGTCGAATCGACTAGATACCTTTCTTTCTGATCGATTGCCGAGGGGCCAGCGATTGGCGTTATGGCGAGCTTCTTTACTGGCGAGTCCTAATCAGTATTTTCGGATTTCCATCGCCTATCTATACCGCATTTATATAGATGGCGAATATTTACTGATTAAAGGACGTCGAATTGACCAATATCAACCAGTTGGCGGTGTGCGAAAGGTATACCCTTCTGCCAAAATTCTGTCTGAACTAGGGGTGCTTGACGACGATTGTCTGAAGATTGACGATATAAGTCGACATGATCTGCGTGTTCGCGTGCCAGCTCGCAAATTGCTTCGCTTTCTAACCTGGTATGAAAGTCGTGAGGACCGTGAAGTTGACCAACAGCGTGAGTTCATTGAAGAATTAATTAGACCTGGCTTCCTGTCTGCCGATCTTTTCGTCCCTATAGCAACTCAATATCGGTACACGGTGCCAACCTTTCACTTTTCAGCTCATTTTCAATGTCAGGAGTTACTTTATCATGAAGTGTTTGATGTGAAACTGAATTCCGAACAGGAGAAAGCTATGCGACAACTGAAAGACACTCCTTCCGATCAATACGTTTGGGTTGATGAAGAGAGTATTTTGATGTTAGGGCATGACAAACGATTAAAGCGCAAACCATTTCAGATTGGAGAACACGCTCGCTTGCTGATTAGTAAAGACTATAAATTGTTTAACCATTAAACACTCACCGTAATGATACCTGCAACCCCATTTGCAACACCATCGGGTTCCGAATTTCAAATTAGTGATCTTGACGACCTATTAAACCGTTTAGGGGAAAGCCTACAGTTAGACCCAACCCGCCGACGCTTAGCAGAAGAGCGCTATAAAACTGTCGCCGATTGGGTTGAACGCGACGAAATGTTCTTTAAAACGGCTCTTCTGAATGTATATCCGCAGGGTTCCTTTCGAATTCGAACTACTGCTAAGCCATATAAAAGAAATGAATTCGACTTAGATTTTGTCGTCCATCTGGATTTTCTAACAGGTAAGAACTACGATCCCATGAAAGTTCTGGACCAGTTGGAACGTCGGCTACGTGAAAATGAAACCTACAAAGGTATGGTTGAGCGGAAGAATCGCTGTATTCGGATTACCTATGCCAACGACTTTCATATGGATATTATGGTGGGCTGTCAGGAGACATACTACGAGCCCAACCGAATTATTGTACCTGATTGTAAGACAAAAGACTGGACTGCGAGTAACCCTATTGGTTATGGTGATTGGTTTACGGCTAAAGCGAAGTTGGCTCCTGAACGCCAAGAATTACTCCTAAAAGCTTTTGATGCTCGTAACATGCAAATCCGTGCAAGCGAAAACCTACCTGCCGAACTTCCGTACGAATTAAAGGCACCGCTCGAACGGGCCGTACAGATTTTGAAACGCGGACGAGACGTATACTTCTACGACCAGGAAGAATTAGCCACGGCCAGTATTATATTGACAACATTAGCTGCCGAAGCTTATAGCGGGGAGTTATCTGTATTTGAGGCAATTAATCACATCATCAGTTATATTGAGCAAAAGCCACGCAATCTCTTTGGCCGAATTGAGCCTTTTTCTGTTCCGAATCCAGCCAATCCTAAAGAAAATTTCAGTGAGAAATGGTTTGAGGATCGTAAGCTTTTCGATGCATTTCTGGGCTTCATAAGAAACCTAAAACGAATTTGGGATTCAATCAAAGCATCGACAAATCTGACTTTGCGAGAGTCTTTACTAGAAGGAGCCTTTGGAGAAACTAGAATCAAACGGCTGCTTGCTGAACAACGTGATTACCGATTTAAAGTTGAGAAAGCTAATCGACTCATGCCTTTCGCGCAAGCCGCCGGATTAGGTACACTTGGGACTACATCGACTGTAAAGCCGACCTTTGAACCCGCTCCTGTACAAAATCAACCTGCTCGTCGGTTTGGTGGAAAGGCGTTTCCTTTGCATTCTACACAGTTCTCCGCTGGAACAAACTACCTTCAACAACGTTGGATTGAGCAGACATATCCTGGTGTATTTGCTTTTACCGTTCGAAATAGTACGCTTACGTGTAAGGGAAAGATTAGGCCAACTAGCGACTGCGAAGAGTATAGCTTGACAATTCAATATGTGCCGGGCATTCCCCCTCAGGTCTTCATCAATAGTCATCGAATAAAGCCAGGTAATGACATTCACATGTATAATAACGGCGCTTTATGTTTACATTATCCACCAGATATTAAGTGGACTCATCGCACATCGGTAGCCGCTTATACGATACCTTGGATTGCGGAATGGTTAGTGTGTTACGAATTTTGGAAGTTGACTGGTAAATGGGAGGGGGAAGAAGTGAAGCATTAGAATAATTTCGTCTATCTGTAATGTTTTATAAAATAGAAAGTTAAATAATGAGTAACATGTATTTCTGTAAGTAGTGTAGTAAAACATCTTCCAGAAATATGCGTGTCTGTAACTTTGTTAATTATTACGAGCAAAATTCTTCTCGCTCATATACAGCCTATGAGGTGTATTTTTTGTAAGCAAGATTCCTCAGGCTCTAGAAGTGTTGAACACATTGTTCCTGAATCACTAGGCAATAAATCACATGTTTTGCCTACGGGTGTTGTATGTGATAGATGTAATCAATATTTCGCCTTGAAAATAGAGAAAGTACTTCTTGAGCAGGAGTTTTTCAAAAATTTGAGGCATCGTAATGCTATTGAATCCAAGCGAGGTAGAATTTCTCCCTCAGAGAAAGTTTTAGGTACTATAACTTTCTCTGAGGGAGAAATTTACATTTCGAATAAAGGGATGAATGTAGTTACTGTTGATCCTCTTTCCGCCCAATTCATCATGTCGGAATGGTAGATCACCTGATTGTTCCATATGTGCAGCGCCCTGAGAAAAATAACTCTCAGATTGCTAGATTCTTGGGTAAGGTAGCACTAGAATCGTTCGCGCAACGGCTATTAGACAATAAAGAGTGGTTGGAGCTC
Proteins encoded in this region:
- a CDS encoding AAA family ATPase, coding for MVVAFSGRIGSGKTTLTTELADQLGWPRTSFGDYVRLQAMQSNIDPTRENLQNLGEKLLEEDPRLFCDNVLNQIVWRSEGNLIIDGIRHVQVISLIKELVSPFEMIHVHIETDVQTRSERLYLRYSSVELQKIDNHSTELDVKHVLGEQADIVIKGDSTIASLVKETREHLKL
- a CDS encoding ASCH domain-containing protein, which translates into the protein MTRSTNQLFISYHHELSQRGKLITVLHNNLHSNNFWSTRIEQLTQDQSIKIHLGIFVEPFLQYIFEGRKTVESRFSINKTAPYDKVNVGDVLLLKRSGGPIIGLCQISQIWSYQLTPSLFKQIQRTFSSALCVEGSDFWQRKKESQYATLMAIDEIACLDSYLYIDKRDRRGWVILG
- a CDS encoding DUF4186 family protein, producing MANDDQIILPKISCTSTRCEEDLHCFRPKKGKLKIEDYQGGKCQACDADVVDWNKVYNRDLNDTDTLFAALRKEYIRHLFWTIKLDQKVSWRKFQKGREQMQKDIYKRLQSSISDSGRESIWDGRQTPMTPKNIIYCAQHATATCCRKCIRYWHNIPYDRDLTENELQYLTGLVMRYVDIRLFESPPAGTQLILSFS
- a CDS encoding RNA polymerase sigma factor; this encodes MVNSISDPELLKLIAQQQDEIERNKAFDIFYIRHRPFLWNVLSRICREDSSDDEVKRAILQNTFYQVLIYAGSFQADSEGTPEVIERNVQGWLIVIARQEYQRLLSDRRYPPDDAINAFKIMKQASNSSSKVTYKEDLVQQALAKLSPRDRHILLTYYNYYEKGKGKQARNLPPDVLESLARQYNVKKDNLRKIIQRGNDAVKQHIENQLKADNRTLYIKRDEQ
- a CDS encoding DUF2188 domain-containing protein; its protein translation is MAKSNVHIVPRGDQWAVKRANGQRATRLVDTQQDAIDVGRNIARHQQVELIIHNQDGQINRRDSYGHDPYPPRG
- a CDS encoding SMODS-associated NUDIX domain-containing protein, with amino-acid sequence MALTEFVLSTGSNIAVNILSNRLDTFLSDRLPRGQRLALWRASLLASPNQYFRISIAYLYRIYIDGEYLLIKGRRIDQYQPVGGVRKVYPSAKILSELGVLDDDCLKIDDISRHDLRVRVPARKLLRFLTWYESREDREVDQQREFIEELIRPGFLSADLFVPIATQYRYTVPTFHFSAHFQCQELLYHEVFDVKLNSEQEKAMRQLKDTPSDQYVWVDEESILMLGHDKRLKRKPFQIGEHARLLISKDYKLFNH
- a CDS encoding nucleotidyltransferase domain-containing protein, whose amino-acid sequence is MIPATPFATPSGSEFQISDLDDLLNRLGESLQLDPTRRRLAEERYKTVADWVERDEMFFKTALLNVYPQGSFRIRTTAKPYKRNEFDLDFVVHLDFLTGKNYDPMKVLDQLERRLRENETYKGMVERKNRCIRITYANDFHMDIMVGCQETYYEPNRIIVPDCKTKDWTASNPIGYGDWFTAKAKLAPERQELLLKAFDARNMQIRASENLPAELPYELKAPLERAVQILKRGRDVYFYDQEELATASIILTTLAAEAYSGELSVFEAINHIISYIEQKPRNLFGRIEPFSVPNPANPKENFSEKWFEDRKLFDAFLGFIRNLKRIWDSIKASTNLTLRESLLEGAFGETRIKRLLAEQRDYRFKVEKANRLMPFAQAAGLGTLGTTSTVKPTFEPAPVQNQPARRFGGKAFPLHSTQFSAGTNYLQQRWIEQTYPGVFAFTVRNSTLTCKGKIRPTSDCEEYSLTIQYVPGIPPQVFINSHRIKPGNDIHMYNNGALCLHYPPDIKWTHRTSVAAYTIPWIAEWLVCYEFWKLTGKWEGEEVKH
- a CDS encoding HNH endonuclease yields the protein MRCIFCKQDSSGSRSVEHIVPESLGNKSHVLPTGVVCDRCNQYFALKIEKVLLEQEFFKNLRHRNAIESKRGRISPSEKVLGTITFSEGEIYISNKGMNVVTVDPLSAQFIMSEW